The following proteins are encoded in a genomic region of Populus trichocarpa isolate Nisqually-1 chromosome 13, P.trichocarpa_v4.1, whole genome shotgun sequence:
- the LOC7474622 gene encoding protein CHLOROPLAST J-LIKE DOMAIN 1, chloroplastic, with protein MALAVSNVLNCPKRQISQRNYTLKSSVLKSPPSFLRFPRVERQHKCFIYASASAAGGSRSDNDLNPYEVLGVNPIEGFDMVKAAYAKKRKEAQIEGDEVAAAQLEKAYDKLMMAQLSNRKKGVTYGSFKVSKDIKYADKQPIVPWGPRFSKSSENDMRINLAISVAFTAWILIKRSAEYKPLQFLAFAFVYRIFEKLKAFEPPVSQTYTEEGEDEGRTLRLGKRILRSLALVFGSVAFASLAYTGILNLIEMAGSYIPVFLYNNQELLITTATSVILYILASYYR; from the exons ATGGCTTTGGCGGTCTCAAATGTCCTTAACTGCCCCAAACGCCAAATTTCCCAGAGGAATTACACTCTCAAAAGCTCAGTTTTAAAATCCCCCCCTTCTTTTCTCAG ATTTCCTAGAGTTGAAAGGCAacataaatgttttatttatgcTTCTGCGTCCGCAGCAGGAGGCTCTAGGTCAGATAATGACTTAAACCCATATGAG GTTCTTGGTGTGAATCCCATCGAGGGGTTTGATATGGTCAAGGCAGCGTATGCAAAAAAGCGCAAAGAGGCCCAAATAGAGGGTGATGAAGTAGCTGCTGCTCAG CTAGAGAAGGCATATGATAAATTGATGATGGCTCAGTTAAGTAATCGGAAGAAGGGTGTGACTTATGGTTCATTCAAG gTCTCAAAGGACATAAAATATGCTGATAAGCAGCCGATTGTACCATGGGGACCAAG GTTTTCCAAGTCCAGTGAAAATGACATGCGCATCAACCTCGCAATATCTGTTGCATTT ACAGCTTGGATTCTTATCAAACGCAGTGCTGAATATAAACCTCTTCAGTTTTTGGCTTTCGCATTTGTATATCGAATTTTTGAGAAGTTAAAAGCCTTTGAACCTCCTGTTTCACAAACATATACA GAAGAAGGTGAAGATGAGGGACGAACACTGCGCTTGGGAAAACGGATTCTTCGTTCCCTCGCACTAGTGTTTGGCTCTGTTGCTTTTGCTTCCTTG GCTTACACTggtattttgaatttgattgagATGGCTGGCAGTTACATACCtgtttttctttacaataaTCAG GAACTGCTAATCACCACTGCCACATCAGTCATTCTCTACATCCTGGCATCATATTATCGGTAA
- the LOC7487702 gene encoding cell division cycle 5-like protein: MRIMIKGGVWKNTEDEILKAAVMKYGKNQWARISSLLVRKSAKQCKARWYEWLDPSIKKTEWTREEDEKLLHLAKLMPTQWRTIAPIVGRTPSQCLERYEKLLDAACVKDDNYDPGDDPRKLRPGEIDPNPESKPARPDPVDMDEDEKEMLSEARARLANTKGKKAKRKAREKQLEEARRLASLQKRRELKAAGIDNRHRRRKRKGIDYNSEIPFEKRPPPGFYDVADEDRPVEQPKFPTTIEEIEGKKRMDIEAQLRKQDAAKNKIAERQDAPSAILQANKLNDPETVRKRSKLMLPAPQISDHELEDIAKMGYASDLLAGSEELMEGSGATRALLANYAQTPRQGMTPLRTPQRTPAGKGDAIMMEAENLARLRESQTPLLGGENPDLHPSDFSGVTPKKREIQTPNPMLTPSATPGGVGLTPRIGMTPSRDSFGITPKGTPIRDELHINEDMDIHDTEKLEQRRQADLRRNLRSGLGNLPQPKNEYQIVIQLPPEDNEEPEEKIEEDMSDRIAREKAAEEARLQALLRKRSKVLQRELPRPPTASLELIRDSLLRADGDKSSFVPPTSIEQADEMIRKELLALLEHDNAKYPLEEKPSKEKKKGSKHPSKRSAASIPMIEDFEEDELKQADNLIKVEAQYIRVAMGHEDESLDEFIEAHKTCINDLMYFPTRNAYGLSSVAGNMEKLAALQNEFEIVKTRLEAEREKALRLEKKVNVLTQGYQIRAERQLLPPIEVTLKQMDTAGTELECFQALQRQEQLAASHRINGLWEEVQKQKELEQTLQRRYGDLVAELERIQQLIINYRALAIQQEEIAAKNRALELAQATAKQAAILNTELSEPMPSDELGSSLPVGSSDEKASDQQMDIDSEKVHSARATDTSLTNNVPSDPMPSDELGSSLPVGSSDEKVSDQQMDVDSEKVHSARATDTSFTNNVPSDEVRTTLVQGSGHEASGTCPSGSDINNQNGVPVPTGDSINRGDIISKVAVAVENKVNNDSVGVDAGDAVIITEVMKDSSAAIEGESIQERVDGFATADVMQVSSGGDDKVNQLKDEGKLPVIVVDLTSSE; encoded by the exons ATGAGGATCATGATAAAAGGTGGAGTATGGAAGAACACGGAGGATGAAATTCTAAAAGCGGCTGTTATGAAATATGGCAAAAACCAATGGGCTCGtatttcttctcttcttgttcgtAAATCTGCTAAGCAATGTAAAGCTCGTTGGTATGAGTGGCTTGATCCTTCCATTAAAAAG ACCGAGTGGACTAGAGAAGAGGATGAGAAATTGCTTCATCTTGCTAAGCTCATGCCCACGCAGTGGAGGACGATTGCCCCGATTGTTGGACGTACTCCTTCACAATGCCTTGAGCGTTACGAGAAGCTGCTTGATGCAGCTTGTGTTAAGGACGACAACTATGATCCTGGTGATGATCCACGGAAGTTGCGTCCTGGTGAGATTGATCCGAACCCAGAATCTAAGCCTGCACGTCCGGATCCTGTTGATATGGATGAGGATGAGAAGGAGATGCTTTCGGAAGCACGAGCTAGGTTAGCAAATACGAAAGGTAAAAAGGCTAAAAGAAAGGCTAGGGAGAAACAGCTTGAAGAAGCGAGGAGGCTTGCTTCCTTGCAGAAAAGGAGGGAACTGAAGGCTGCTGGTATTGATAATAGGCATCggagaaggaaaaggaaggggATAGACTATAATTCTGAAATTCCCTTTGAGAAGAGACCTCCTCCTGGATTTTATGATGTTGCTGACGAAGATAGACCTGTGGAACAGCCTAAGTTCCCGACCActattgaagaaattgaagggaaaaaaaggatgGATATTGAAGCACAGTTAAGAAAGCAGGATGCTGCAAAGAATAAAATTGCTGAAAGGCAAGATGCCCCATCAGCTATTCTACAAGCAAACAAGCTGAATGATCCAGAAACGGTTAGGAAGAGGTCAAAATTGATGCTTCCTGCACCACAGATTTCAGATCATGAATTGGAGGACATTGCGAAGATGGGGTATGCTAGTGATCTTCTTGCAGGAAGCGAGGAACTCATGGAAGGGAGCGGTGCAACACGTGCTCTTTTAGCAAACTATGCCCAAACACCACGGCAAGGAATGACACCTCTACGAACCCCTCAAAGAACTCCTGCTGGTAAAGGTGACGCTATAATGATGGAAGCTGAAAACCTAGCACGGTTGAGGGAGTCACAAACACCATTATTAGGAGGAGAGAATCCTGATTTGCACCCTTCAGATTTTTCTGGAGTTACCCCTAAGAAACGGGAGATTCAGACGCCAAACCCAATGCTGACTCCTTCTGCAACTCCTGGCGGTGTTGGTCTGACTCCCAGAATTGGTATGACACCATCAAGGGACTCTTTTGGGATCACCCCAAAAGGAACTCCCATCAGGGATGAACTCCATATAAATGAAGATATGGATATACATGATACTGAAAAACTTGAGCAACGAAGACAGGCTGATCTGAGAAGGAATCTGCGTTCTGGTCTTGGTAATCTTCCACAACCCAAGAATGAATACCAGATAGTCATCCAACTGCCTCCAGAAGACAATGAAGAACCAGAGGAGAAGATTGAAGAGGATATGTCTGATAGAATAGCGAGGGAAAAAGCTGCGGAAGAAGCCCGGCTGCAGGCATTACTTAGGAAGAGATCAAAAGTACTGCAAAGGGAACTCCCTCGGCCTCCTACGGCATCATTGGAATTAATTAGAGATTCTTTGCTGAGAGCTGATGGGGATAAGAGTTCCTTTGTTCCTCCTACATCAATTGAACAGGCTGATGAAATGATAAGAAAGGAGCTTTTAGCCTTACTAGAACATGATAATGCAAAGTATCCACTTGAAGAGAAGCCAAgcaaggagaaaaagaaaggctCCAAGCACCCTTCAAAAAGATCTGCTGCTTCTATCCCTATGATAGAGGACTTTGAAGAAGATGAGCTGAAACAA GCTGATAATTTGATAAAAGTGGAAGCTCAGTACATACGTGTAGCTATGGGACATGAAGATGAATCCCTTGATGAATTTATTGAAGCACACAAAACATGCATAAATGACCTCATGTACTTCCCCACTCGCAATGCTTATGGTCTCTCCAGTGTTGCTGGAAACATGGAGAAACTTGCGGCATTGCAGAATGAATTTGAGATTGTGAAAACAAGGTTAGAGGCTGAAAGGGAGAAGGCATTAAGGCTTGAGAAGAAGGTCAATGTTCTCACTCAAGGTTATCAG ATACGGGCAGAAAGGCAACTTTTGCCTCCAATTGAGGTGACCTTAAAGCAGATGGACACCGCTGGAACAGAACTGGAGTGCTTCCAAGCTTTGCAGAGGCAAGAGCAATTAGCAGCATCACACAGGATCAATGGTCTTTGGGAGGAAGTTCAGAAGCAAAAGGAGCTAGAGCAAACTTTGCAAAGGAGATATGGAGATCTTGTTGCTGAGCTAGAAAGGATACAACAGCTCATAATTAATTACAGAGCACTAGCCATACAACAAGAAGAAATTGCTGCAAAGAATCGTGCCCTTGAGTTGGCCCAAGCCACAGCAAAGCAAGCTGCCATACTGAACACTGAACTGTCTGAGCCTATGCCTTCCGATGAACTTGGAAGTTCTTTGCCGGTAGGTTCATCTGATGAAAAAGCTTCAGATCAGCAAATGGATATTGATTCAGAGAAGGTGCACAGTGCACGGGCCACAGATACAAGCTTGACCAACAATGTGCCTTCTGATCCTATGCCTTCAGATGAACTTGGAAGTTCTTTGCCGGTTGGTTCATCTGATGAAAAAGTTTCAGATCAGCAAATGGATGTTGATTCAGAGAAGGTGCACAGTGCACGGGCCACAGATACAAGCTTTACCAACAATGTGCCTTCTGATGAGGTGCGGACAACACTTGTACAAGGTAGTGGCCATGAAGCTTCTGGTACTTGTCCCTCTGGTTCAGATATAAATAACCAAAATGGAGTTCCAGTTCCAACAGGGGACTCAATAAACAGAGGAGATATTATATCTAAAGTTGCCGTTGCAGTGGAGAATAAGGTGAATAATGATTCTGTTGGCGTGGATGCTGGTGATGCTGTTATAATTACAGAAGTTATGAAGGACAGCTCAGCTGCCATTGAAGGAGAGAGTATACAAGAAAGAGTTGATGGCTTTGCCACTGCTGATGTGATGCAGGTTTCCAGTGGCGGAGATGATAAAGTCAATCAATTGAAGGATGAAGGAAAATTGCCTGTCATTGTTGTGGATCTTACTAGCTCTGAATAG
- the LOC7487703 gene encoding low-specificity L-threonine aldolase 1 isoform X1, whose translation MVAESRHSRMVTRTVDLRSDTVSKPTEAMRAAMANAEVDDDVLGHDPSALRLETEMAKIMGKEAALFVPSGTMSNLISVLVHCNIRGSEVILGSKSHIHIYENGGISTIGGVHPRTVKNNEDGTMDIDLIEAAIRDPRGEIVYPTTRLICLENSQGSCGGRCLSVEYTDRVGELAKKHGLKLHIDGARIFNASVALGVPVSRLVQDADSVSVCLSKGLGAPVGSVIVGSKSFVAKARILRKTLGGGMRQVGVLCAAALVGVQENVSKLEDDHKKAKMLAEGLNQIKGLRVNVAAVETNIIYIDVVEGAAEKLCKNLEQHGILIMQESPISIRVAFHHQISASDVQYTLSCFKQALTGVVQEDNGI comes from the exons ATGGTTGCAGAAAGTCGACACT CAAGAATGGTGACAAGAACGGTGGATCTCCGGTCTGACACTGTCAGCAAACCAACTGAAGCAATGAGAGCTGCTATGGCAAATGCTGaggttgatgatgatgttttggGTCACGACCCGAGTGCGTTGCGGTTAGAGACTGAAATGGCGAAAATCATGGGCAAGGAGGCGGCTCTATTTGTTCCATCAGGCACCATGAGTAACCTTATTAGTGTGCTTGTGCATTGTAACATTAGGGGAAGCGAGGTGATACTTGGAAGTAAGTCTCATATCCATATTTATGAGAATGGAGGCATCTCAACAATTGGAGGTGTTCATCCTCGAACCGTGAAGAATAATGAGGATGGAACGATGgatattgatttaattgaagCTGCAATCAGAGATCCAAGAGGGGAGATTGTTTATCCAACTACTAGACTTATCTGTTTGGAGAATTCACAAGGCAG CTGCGGTGGTAGATGCTTGTCTGTAGAATATACTGACAGAGTTGGAGAATTAGCTAAAAAGCATGGTTTGAAGCTTCACATTGATGGGGCTCGCATTTTTAATGCATCAGTT GCACTTGGAGTTCCTGTTAGTAGGCTTGTACAGGATGCAGATTCAGTTTCG GTGTGTCTGTCAAAAGGTTTAGGTGCACCAGTTGGCTCTGTTATTGTTGGTTCCAAAAGCTTTGTTGCCAAG GCTAGAATCCTCAGAAAAACCTTAGGAGGTGGAATGAGACAAGTCGGTGTCCTTTGTGCTGCTGCTTTAGTTGGTGTACAAGAGAATGTTTCAAAGCTCGAGGATGATCACAAGAAAGCTAAGATGCTAGCAG AGGGGCTGAATCAAATTAAAGGACTAAGAGTGAATGTTGCTGCTGTGGAAACCAATATT atatatatcgaCGTAGTCGAGGGCGCAGCAGAAAAGCTGTGCAAGAACTTGGAACAGCATGGTATACTTATAATGCAAGAGAGTCCAATCAG
- the LOC7487703 gene encoding low-specificity L-threonine aldolase 1 isoform X2: protein MVTRTVDLRSDTVSKPTEAMRAAMANAEVDDDVLGHDPSALRLETEMAKIMGKEAALFVPSGTMSNLISVLVHCNIRGSEVILGSKSHIHIYENGGISTIGGVHPRTVKNNEDGTMDIDLIEAAIRDPRGEIVYPTTRLICLENSQGSCGGRCLSVEYTDRVGELAKKHGLKLHIDGARIFNASVALGVPVSRLVQDADSVSVCLSKGLGAPVGSVIVGSKSFVAKARILRKTLGGGMRQVGVLCAAALVGVQENVSKLEDDHKKAKMLAEGLNQIKGLRVNVAAVETNIIYIDVVEGAAEKLCKNLEQHGILIMQESPISIRVAFHHQISASDVQYTLSCFKQALTGVVQEDNGI, encoded by the exons ATGGTGACAAGAACGGTGGATCTCCGGTCTGACACTGTCAGCAAACCAACTGAAGCAATGAGAGCTGCTATGGCAAATGCTGaggttgatgatgatgttttggGTCACGACCCGAGTGCGTTGCGGTTAGAGACTGAAATGGCGAAAATCATGGGCAAGGAGGCGGCTCTATTTGTTCCATCAGGCACCATGAGTAACCTTATTAGTGTGCTTGTGCATTGTAACATTAGGGGAAGCGAGGTGATACTTGGAAGTAAGTCTCATATCCATATTTATGAGAATGGAGGCATCTCAACAATTGGAGGTGTTCATCCTCGAACCGTGAAGAATAATGAGGATGGAACGATGgatattgatttaattgaagCTGCAATCAGAGATCCAAGAGGGGAGATTGTTTATCCAACTACTAGACTTATCTGTTTGGAGAATTCACAAGGCAG CTGCGGTGGTAGATGCTTGTCTGTAGAATATACTGACAGAGTTGGAGAATTAGCTAAAAAGCATGGTTTGAAGCTTCACATTGATGGGGCTCGCATTTTTAATGCATCAGTT GCACTTGGAGTTCCTGTTAGTAGGCTTGTACAGGATGCAGATTCAGTTTCG GTGTGTCTGTCAAAAGGTTTAGGTGCACCAGTTGGCTCTGTTATTGTTGGTTCCAAAAGCTTTGTTGCCAAG GCTAGAATCCTCAGAAAAACCTTAGGAGGTGGAATGAGACAAGTCGGTGTCCTTTGTGCTGCTGCTTTAGTTGGTGTACAAGAGAATGTTTCAAAGCTCGAGGATGATCACAAGAAAGCTAAGATGCTAGCAG AGGGGCTGAATCAAATTAAAGGACTAAGAGTGAATGTTGCTGCTGTGGAAACCAATATT atatatatcgaCGTAGTCGAGGGCGCAGCAGAAAAGCTGTGCAAGAACTTGGAACAGCATGGTATACTTATAATGCAAGAGAGTCCAATCAG